A genomic window from Pseudomonadota bacterium includes:
- a CDS encoding peptidoglycan-binding domain-containing protein, with protein MTRTFTAGTVVGMALLATGCATTEDTAMVDSASNGSQELIDSQRDRISSLESELMQRERELEAAESAARDSGSDSNAMTAMLSVDPLFPPNPVPGECYARVLIPASYTTETETVLVSEESERVEIIPARYETVQETVLVKEASTRLEVVPAVYETVTERVLVKGESTRIEEVPATYRTVTEQVLISPARTEWKRGPASSFATNVVDSATTDTGEIMCLVEVPAKYETVTRRVVDQPATTREVVIPAEYRTIEKRVLVSAATTREVTIPAEYDTVTVTQLVDSASERRIPIPAQYDTVTRRVKTNEENLEWRQVVCAVNLTQPNVASLQRALQDAGRYNGPIDGIIGPQTLSAANSYARSNGLPTGTNYIAMEVVEDLSLNF; from the coding sequence ATGACTAGAACTTTCACCGCAGGTACCGTCGTCGGCATGGCACTGCTCGCCACCGGCTGCGCCACCACCGAAGACACGGCCATGGTCGACAGCGCGTCGAACGGCAGCCAGGAACTCATCGACAGCCAGCGTGACCGTATCTCCTCGCTCGAGAGCGAGCTGATGCAGCGTGAGCGCGAGCTCGAGGCTGCCGAGAGTGCCGCTCGCGACAGCGGCAGCGATAGCAACGCGATGACCGCCATGCTGTCCGTCGACCCGCTGTTTCCGCCGAACCCCGTGCCGGGCGAGTGCTACGCCCGCGTGCTGATCCCCGCGAGCTACACCACCGAGACCGAGACCGTCCTGGTGAGCGAGGAGTCCGAGCGCGTCGAGATCATCCCCGCCCGTTACGAGACGGTGCAGGAGACGGTGCTCGTGAAGGAAGCCTCCACCCGCCTGGAAGTGGTGCCGGCTGTCTACGAGACCGTCACCGAGCGTGTGCTGGTCAAGGGTGAGTCCACCCGCATCGAAGAAGTGCCCGCCACCTACCGCACGGTCACCGAGCAGGTGCTGATTTCGCCGGCGCGTACCGAGTGGAAGCGCGGTCCCGCGTCCAGCTTCGCGACTAACGTCGTCGATAGTGCCACCACCGACACCGGTGAGATCATGTGTCTGGTGGAAGTGCCGGCCAAGTACGAGACGGTCACCCGTCGCGTGGTCGACCAGCCCGCCACCACCCGTGAGGTCGTGATCCCGGCTGAGTACCGCACCATCGAGAAGCGGGTGCTCGTGAGCGCAGCCACCACTCGCGAGGTCACCATCCCTGCCGAGTACGACACCGTGACCGTGACCCAGCTGGTCGACTCGGCTTCCGAGCGTCGCATCCCGATCCCCGCCCAGTACGACACCGTGACCCGCCGCGTGAAGACGAACGAGGAGAACCTCGAGTGGCGCCAGGTGGTGTGTGCCGTCAACCTGACCCAGCCGAACGTTGCATCCCTGCAGCGCGCACTTCAGGACGCCGGTCGCTACAACGGTCCGATCGACGGCATCATCGGTCCCCAGACCCTGTCCGCAGCTAACAGCTACGCCCGGTCCAACGGACTGCCGACGGGTACCAACTACATCGCGATGGAAGTGGTTGAGGACCTCAGCCTGAACTTCTAA
- a CDS encoding LysR family transcriptional regulator yields MAQLNYKHLRYFWAIAHAGSLAAAAERLSVSQSALSTQLRQLEVRLGHALFDRRHRRLELTEAGRIALEFADSIFKAGDELLRTLEGSHLDERQQLRVGAVATLSRNFQIQLLAPVLRDASVDLTLRTGSLRELLASLDSHNLDVVLSNLPVPREAHSLTRSQRIAEQGVSLVSSQPAPDGFRFPDDLDGTRVLLPSWQNNVRAGFDLLLEQAGVHVDVVAEVDDMPMLRLLAREGLGIALVPPVVVFDELAQGVLHELCQVPGLNESFYAITRGRRFPNPLVDQLLTA; encoded by the coding sequence ATGGCGCAGCTCAACTACAAGCACCTTCGCTACTTCTGGGCCATCGCCCACGCTGGCAGCCTGGCCGCTGCGGCGGAGCGCCTGAGCGTGTCCCAATCCGCCCTGTCCACCCAGTTGCGCCAGCTCGAAGTGCGCCTCGGCCACGCCTTGTTCGATCGCCGCCATCGGCGGCTGGAGCTCACCGAGGCCGGTCGCATCGCCCTGGAGTTCGCCGACAGCATCTTCAAGGCCGGCGACGAGCTGCTGCGCACCCTCGAGGGATCCCATCTGGACGAACGCCAACAGCTCAGAGTTGGCGCCGTGGCTACTCTGTCGCGTAACTTCCAGATTCAACTCCTGGCGCCCGTGCTGCGCGACGCCAGCGTGGACCTGACCTTGCGCACGGGCAGCCTACGCGAGCTGCTCGCCTCCCTGGATAGCCACAACCTGGACGTGGTGCTGTCCAATCTGCCCGTGCCGCGCGAGGCGCACTCGCTCACGCGCAGCCAACGGATCGCTGAACAGGGCGTCAGCCTCGTGTCGAGCCAGCCGGCCCCCGATGGTTTTCGTTTCCCCGACGACCTGGACGGCACCCGCGTGCTGCTGCCGAGTTGGCAGAACAACGTACGCGCAGGCTTCGATTTACTGTTGGAGCAAGCGGGCGTGCACGTCGATGTGGTGGCAGAGGTGGACGATATGCCCATGCTGCGCTTGCTGGCGCGCGAGGGATTGGGGATTGCTCTGGTGCCGCCCGTGGTGGTGTTCGATGAGCTGGCGCAGGGCGTCCTCCACGAGCTCTGTCAGGTGCCCGGGCTGAACGAGTCCTTTTACGCCATCACCCGCGGACGACGCTTCCCGAACCCACTGGTGGACCAACTGCTCACGGCCTAG
- a CDS encoding cbb3-type cytochrome c oxidase subunit I, giving the protein MSTAIAFLLAATFVISVGGLALLIWALANDQLTIGPKAARTIFVPGEIGRIEDPASVDSVRAQMQAERGTLDDDEHANEREDELEARGLADTTSRTPVVWWLGSSLLWLLVGSLLGVIASIKLHVPEWLVEEAVLTFGRVRPAHLNLVSFGWSSMAGVGVGLWLIPRLFKVRLAGGSYATVGAMIWNAGLTIGVVALLSGGSDGMEWLELPWQADIALVIGGALAAVPLIASLLKRRVQHLYVSAWYLLGALIWFPMLFVTANLPNLFGGVEQSMLNWWYAHNVLGLWLSPLGLAAAYYFIPKIIGRPIYSYSLSLIGFWALALFYSQVGLHHLIGGPVPTWAVTISIVHSVMMAIPVLAVAVNHHMTVIKHWRLLFYSPTLRFVTLGAMMYTLSSIQGSIEALRAVNTVTHFTHYTVAHAHLGAYGFFSFVMFGSIYFILPRITGREWPYPKAIIAHFWLVTIGFAIYFVPLSIGGWLQGLAMLDATRPFMESVEVTKPYLLARSVGGSLMTLGHLIFVTHALAVLLRSGPARGDAAMFRDRSRARSLADAQAGVSP; this is encoded by the coding sequence ATGAGCACCGCCATCGCCTTCCTGCTCGCTGCCACCTTCGTGATCTCTGTGGGCGGTCTCGCGCTCCTGATCTGGGCCCTCGCCAACGACCAACTCACCATCGGACCGAAGGCGGCACGCACGATCTTCGTGCCCGGTGAGATCGGTCGTATCGAAGACCCCGCATCGGTGGACTCCGTGCGCGCCCAGATGCAGGCCGAGCGAGGCACCCTCGACGACGATGAACACGCCAATGAGCGGGAGGATGAGCTGGAGGCGAGAGGCCTCGCCGACACCACCTCGCGCACGCCGGTGGTCTGGTGGCTTGGCTCATCGCTGCTGTGGCTGCTGGTCGGCTCCCTGCTGGGCGTGATCGCCTCGATCAAGTTGCACGTGCCGGAATGGCTGGTGGAAGAGGCTGTGCTCACCTTCGGGCGGGTACGGCCGGCCCACCTGAACCTCGTGTCCTTCGGCTGGTCCTCCATGGCGGGCGTCGGCGTCGGCCTGTGGCTGATCCCGCGATTGTTCAAGGTGCGCCTTGCGGGCGGTTCCTACGCGACCGTCGGCGCGATGATCTGGAACGCCGGCCTCACCATCGGCGTGGTCGCGCTCCTGTCCGGCGGCTCCGACGGCATGGAGTGGCTGGAGCTCCCCTGGCAGGCCGACATCGCCCTGGTGATCGGCGGCGCCCTGGCCGCGGTGCCCCTGATCGCCTCGCTGCTCAAGCGCCGCGTTCAACACCTGTACGTCAGCGCCTGGTACCTGCTCGGCGCCCTGATCTGGTTCCCCATGTTGTTCGTGACCGCCAACCTTCCGAATCTGTTCGGTGGCGTCGAGCAATCCATGCTGAACTGGTGGTACGCCCACAACGTGCTTGGCCTGTGGCTCTCGCCCCTGGGGCTTGCCGCCGCGTACTACTTCATCCCGAAGATCATCGGGCGACCGATCTACTCCTACAGCCTGTCCCTGATCGGCTTCTGGGCGCTGGCCCTGTTCTACTCCCAGGTGGGGTTGCATCACCTGATCGGAGGCCCCGTGCCCACCTGGGCCGTGACCATCTCGATCGTGCACAGCGTGATGATGGCGATCCCCGTGCTGGCGGTGGCGGTCAATCACCACATGACGGTCATCAAGCACTGGCGGTTGCTCTTCTACTCCCCCACCCTGCGCTTCGTGACCCTGGGCGCCATGATGTACACCCTGTCCTCCATCCAGGGGTCTATCGAAGCGCTGCGCGCGGTGAACACGGTCACCCACTTCACCCACTATACGGTGGCCCACGCCCACCTCGGTGCCTACGGCTTCTTCTCTTTCGTGATGTTCGGCAGCATCTACTTCATCCTGCCGCGTATCACCGGCCGCGAGTGGCCCTACCCAAAGGCCATCATCGCCCACTTCTGGTTGGTGACGATCGGCTTTGCCATCTACTTCGTGCCGCTGTCGATCGGCGGCTGGCTCCAGGGGCTCGCCATGCTCGATGCCACCCGCCCCTTCATGGAATCGGTGGAGGTGACCAAGCCCTACCTGTTGGCACGCTCAGTAGGTGGGTCGCTCATGACCCTGGGCCATCTGATCTTCGTTACCCATGCCCTCGCCGTGCTCCTGCGCAGCGGACCGGCGCGCGGTGATGCGGCCATGTTCCGCGACCGCAGTCGCGCGCGCAGCCTGGCCGACGCGCAGGCAGGAGTGAGCCCATGA
- a CDS encoding cbb3-type cytochrome c oxidase subunit II, giving the protein MTRALGILAAAAMILLFAALMIVVMPAMQLQASARAPEGLEPYSEAAARGRATYISLGCVYCHSQQPRDPSIAPDQQRGWGRAAVPGDYAYDSPHLLGTMRTGPDLLNIGARQPSIDWHLTHLYNPRAVMPWSIMPSYPFLFDSTQLPSEQDVQVKLPPEYAPEDGSVVIASPDALDLVQYMLELDRTYPVDEIPVIETDGGTPSDE; this is encoded by the coding sequence ATGACCCGCGCCTTAGGTATTCTGGCGGCGGCCGCCATGATCCTGTTGTTCGCCGCATTGATGATCGTGGTCATGCCTGCGATGCAACTGCAGGCCTCGGCCCGCGCCCCCGAGGGATTGGAGCCCTACTCGGAGGCCGCCGCACGCGGCCGCGCCACCTACATCAGCCTCGGCTGCGTGTACTGCCACAGTCAGCAGCCGCGCGACCCGTCCATCGCGCCTGACCAGCAGCGCGGCTGGGGCCGAGCCGCCGTGCCCGGCGACTACGCCTACGACTCCCCGCACCTGCTCGGCACGATGCGCACGGGCCCGGACCTGCTCAACATCGGCGCCCGCCAGCCGAGCATCGACTGGCACCTGACGCACCTGTACAACCCACGCGCGGTGATGCCCTGGAGCATCATGCCGTCCTACCCCTTCCTCTTCGACAGCACCCAACTGCCGAGCGAGCAAGACGTGCAGGTGAAGTTGCCACCGGAGTACGCGCCCGAGGACGGCAGCGTGGTCATCGCCTCGCCCGACGCTCTCGACCTCGTGCAGTACATGCTCGAACTCGACCGCACCTACCCGGTGGACGAGATCCCGGTGATCGAAACCGACGGGGGAACACCGAGCGATGAGTGA
- a CDS encoding c-type cytochrome — MSDPKDQAADVEPATSAGDEQFERVQRRERREPEELQNPVPRPLAALAIGLIVWGAWYYFQNTGYPVAAGDRRTAIVIDTSAAIDGSAVYAANCVACHQANGGGLAGVFPPLASSEWVLGDDARLVQILLHGIVGSIEVQGQTYAGAMPAFGQLADGEIAAVLTHVRATWGNDASPITPQQVAEGRQRFPDRAAPWNGGDELNAVFPPSSSRHQGPPPAARVAQTTP; from the coding sequence ATGAGTGATCCCAAGGACCAGGCTGCCGACGTCGAACCCGCGACGAGCGCGGGCGATGAGCAATTCGAGCGCGTTCAGCGACGCGAACGTCGCGAGCCCGAGGAACTGCAAAACCCCGTGCCCCGGCCCCTCGCCGCCCTCGCCATCGGACTGATCGTGTGGGGCGCCTGGTACTACTTCCAGAACACCGGGTATCCGGTGGCGGCGGGCGATCGGCGCACGGCGATCGTCATCGACACCTCTGCGGCCATCGACGGCAGCGCCGTGTACGCCGCGAATTGCGTGGCCTGCCACCAGGCCAACGGCGGCGGGCTGGCTGGCGTCTTTCCACCCCTGGCGTCCTCGGAATGGGTGCTGGGTGATGATGCTCGTCTGGTGCAGATTCTCCTGCACGGTATCGTGGGCAGCATCGAGGTGCAGGGCCAGACCTACGCCGGCGCAATGCCCGCCTTCGGCCAACTGGCAGACGGTGAGATCGCCGCCGTCCTCACCCACGTGCGCGCCACCTGGGGCAACGACGCCTCGCCCATCACCCCGCAACAGGTGGCGGAAGGTCGCCAGCGCTTCCCCGACCGGGCAGCGCCATGGAATGGCGGCGATGAGCTGAACGCTGTGTTCCCGCCGAGCAGCAGCCGACATCAGGGCCCGCCACCGGCCGCCCGGGTGGCCCAGACGACGCCGTGA